Genomic window (Mesorhizobium sp. M4B.F.Ca.ET.058.02.1.1):
CGACCTGCGCGGAGGTGACCGTGCCGGTGGTGAGCACGATGTTGACGCCGTAGTCGAGGATGCTCTCGACCAGCGGCACGACTGCGAGGGTCTCGCCGACGCTGGCCGCGTGGATCCAGATCATCGGCCCTTCAGGGCGTGGACGGCCGGCGACGCCATAGCGCTCGCGCCGGCGCACGCGGTCCTCCTTGCCCCTGGACGTGCGCCAGGCGACGTAAGGACCGATCAGCGGATAGGCGGCGGCGCCCGCGTAGCGGTAGGCCGACAGCATGGTGCGCGCCCAGCGCTCGCTCATTTCAGGCCGTCCACGAGGCGATAAACCTCGGTCGTTGCCGCGTTGATCGCGGCGGTGACTTCCTGGCGCTTGCGTTCCATCTCGGCGTCGTCGGCATCGGCCGGCACGAATACCGGCGGCCCAACGATAACCGCTGAGCGGCCGAAAGGCAGGTTAATGGTGGTTTTGTCCCAGCTTTTTTCAAGCACCTTGCGGCGGCTGGTGGCGATCGCCGAAGGCAGGATCGGCCGGCCGGACAGTCGCGCCAGAAGCACGATGCCCATTCCGGCGTCGCGCGGCGTGCCGTGCGGGATGTCGGCGATCATGGCCACGTTCTTGCCGGTGCTAAGCGATTTCTTCAGGGCAATCAAAGCCTTGGCTCCACCCTTGTCGAGATGCCTTGAACTGTCGCGCCCCCCCGAGCCGCGCACCGCCTCGATACCGAACTTCTCAAGCATCAGCGCGTTGAGCTCGGCGTCGGCGCTGCGCGAGACCATGGCGACCAACGGCCTGCCCTTGGGATAATACGCAGGCGTCAGCAGATGCTGGCCGTGCCAGAGCGCGATGATGCCGGGCTCCAGATGCGCGTAGGCGCCGCCGGCGACCTGAGTCGACCCCTTGACCAGCGGGCTGGTCAGGCGAACCAGACGGACGAAATTGGCGAACAGGCCGGCGATGAAGTTCTTGACGAATCGCGATTGGGCCAGCGGCTCGCGGATCCGGCGCCAGAGCGTGCGGGTCGTGCCGCCGCGCCGCACCGCGGGGCTGGTGACCGGCCCTTTCACCGCTTCATGCTCCATCGGTCTCAACCGGCGGCCCTGCTGTCCGGATCGAGCAGCCGGTGCAGGTGAACGACGAAATAGCGCATGTGGGCATTGTCGACGCTGGCCTGCGCCTTGGCTTTCCATGCCGCGTGCGCGGATTGATAGTCCGGATAGATGCCGACGATGTCGAGCCCATCGAGGTCGCGGAATTCGGTTCCGCCCAGCTTTTTCAGCTCGCCGCCGAACACCAGGTGCAAAAGCTGCTTCTTTCCGTCTTCCACGGCCATGTCGGTCCTTCACATATCGTGAGTTTGCAAAGGTCTAGACCAAAGCCGCCGACTTTGGAACCTTTGATGATGGTTCAACTCTCCAGCCCGGCGATGACGCCGGCAAGCACGTCGAGCAAGGCGCCGCTGCCGGCGGCCAGCGCGCCGTGGTGAATCACCGAGCCGGCATACCGTGGCGGGCGGCCGTGCCGGTCGAGCAAGGCGCCGCCGGCCTCGCGCAGGATGAGGTCGGCGGCGGCGATGTCCCAGTCGTGCGCGTTGGGCTTGACGAAGGTGGCGTCGAGCTTGCCTGC
Coding sequences:
- a CDS encoding lysophospholipid acyltransferase family protein, with the translated sequence MEHEAVKGPVTSPAVRRGGTTRTLWRRIREPLAQSRFVKNFIAGLFANFVRLVRLTSPLVKGSTQVAGGAYAHLEPGIIALWHGQHLLTPAYYPKGRPLVAMVSRSADAELNALMLEKFGIEAVRGSGGRDSSRHLDKGGAKALIALKKSLSTGKNVAMIADIPHGTPRDAGMGIVLLARLSGRPILPSAIATSRRKVLEKSWDKTTINLPFGRSAVIVGPPVFVPADADDAEMERKRQEVTAAINAATTEVYRLVDGLK
- a CDS encoding DUF4170 domain-containing protein — translated: MAVEDGKKQLLHLVFGGELKKLGGTEFRDLDGLDIVGIYPDYQSAHAAWKAKAQASVDNAHMRYFVVHLHRLLDPDSRAAG